From the Micromonospora echinospora genome, the window CCCTCTTCGGCTACGGCGAGCAGCGGATCCCGTCGATGCTGGCCGGCATCTGGAACGCCACCACGCCGCTGGTCGTCCTGCCGCTGGCGGTGCTGGTGTTCCGGACCGAGCGGTTGACCACCCGACGGGCCGTCGGACTCGGGCTGGGCTTCGCCGGGGTGCTGGTGGTGCTCGGGGTCTGGCAGGGCGTCAGCGGTGCCACCTTCACCGGGCAGTTGATGTGCTTCGGCGCGGCGGCCTGCTACGGCATGGCCATCCCGTACCAGAAGCGGTTCGTCGCGGGCCGGGCGGAGTCGGGGCTGGCGCTGTCGGCGGCGCAGCTGCTGCTCGCCACCGTCCAGCTGGCGGTGGTGGCACCGCTGGTGGCGGGAGCACCGCCCGCGCCCGCCGCGCTCTCCTGGGACGTGGTGGCCAGCGTGCTGGCGCTCGGCGCCCTCGGCACCGGGTTGGCCTTCGTGATCAACATGCACAACATCCGGCTGGTCGGCGCGAGCGCGGCGTCCACGGTGACCTACCTGATCCCGGTCTTCGCGGTGCTCATCGGCGCCGTGGCCCTCGACGAGACGCCCACCTGGCACCAGCCGGTCGGGGCGCTGGTCGTGCTGCTCGGGGTGGCGGTGTCGCAGGGCCTCCTCCGCTGGCCGCGCCGTGCGGCGACCACCACCGCCGCCGCGCCCGCCGTGCCCACCGTGGCCTCCCGGAACTGACCCCGGCCGGCCCGGTCGGTCCGCCGCCCGGTTCGTTGGCCCTCAGGTCGGCGGCGGTGTCCCGGGGCCCGTCGGCCCGGTTCGTCCGCCGGCTGGGTGGCTGCCGGTGCGGGCCCGGTGGATCCTCAGGCGGGGTCGTGGCTCCGCGCCCAGGCGACCAGCTCGTCGGCCGACCGGGTGTTCACCACCCGGTCGGCGGGCACCCCGCACCGGGCGGCCCGTTCGCACCCGAAGCGCTGCCAGTCGAGCTGCCCCGGGGCGTGCGCGTCGGTGTTCACCGCGAAGACACAGCCGGCCTCCAGGGCACGCCGGATCAGCCGCTTCGGCGGGTCCTGCCGCTCCGGCCGTGAGTTGATCTCGACGGCCTTGCCGTGTTCGGCGCAGGCGGCGAAGGCGGCGTCGGCGTCGAAGTCGCTCTCCGGCCGGGTACGCGGCCGGTGCGCCCGGTCGCCCGGCCCGCTCACCCCGGCCGGCCGGGACGCCACCATCCGCCCGGTGCAGTGCCCGAGGATGTCCAGGTGCGGGTTGGCGACGGCGGTGAGCATCCGGCGGGTCATCCTCGCCCGGTCGTCGTTCAGGCCACTGTGCACCGAGCCGACCACCACGTCCAGCCGGGCGAGCAACTCGTCGTCCTGGTCGAGCGAGCCGTCGGCGAGGATGTCCACCTCGATCCCGGTGAGGACGCGGAACCCCTCCGGCAGCGCGTCGTTGAGTTGCGCCACGTGGTCGAGCTGACGGCGCAGCCGGTCGGCGGTCAGCCCCCGTGCCACCTTCAGCCGGGGCGAGTGGTCGGTCAGGACCAGGTACTCGTGGCCCAGCTCCACCGCGGCGAGGGCCATCTCCTCGATCGGTGACCCGCCGTCGGACCAGTCGGAGTGGGTGTGGCAGTCGCCGCGCAGCGCCGTACGCAGGTCGGTGGCGGCCGCGTCCAGGTCGGTGCCCTCGGTGGCGGCCAGCCGGCGAAGGTAGACCGGCTCCTCGCCGGCCAGCGACTCGACCACGCAGCGGGCGGTGACGTCACCGACCCCGGTCAGCTCGGTGAGCTTCCCGGTGCGGGCCCGTTCGGCCAGCTCCCCGGCGGGCAGGGCGGCGAGGGTCGTGGCCGCGGAGCGGAACGCGCGTACCCGGTAGGTGGCCTCGTTCGCCCGTTCCAGCAGGAACGCGATGCGGCGCAGGTCGGCGACGGGATCCCGGCTCACCCTGCGAACTTACGCCTCCGGTCCCGGTTACGCCCGTCCTTCCGTCCCCGCCTGCCGGCCGCG encodes:
- a CDS encoding DMT family transporter yields the protein MTPDSTPDRAPLRSWLPGFVLLAAIWGSSFLFIKIGIRELHPLYVTLGRVATGALTLLVVLAVLRDRLPRDRRLWLHLTVVAAFGVALPFTLFGYGEQRIPSMLAGIWNATTPLVVLPLAVLVFRTERLTTRRAVGLGLGFAGVLVVLGVWQGVSGATFTGQLMCFGAAACYGMAIPYQKRFVAGRAESGLALSAAQLLLATVQLAVVAPLVAGAPPAPAALSWDVVASVLALGALGTGLAFVINMHNIRLVGASAASTVTYLIPVFAVLIGAVALDETPTWHQPVGALVVLLGVAVSQGLLRWPRRAATTTAAAPAVPTVASRN
- a CDS encoding PHP domain-containing protein — encoded protein: MSRDPVADLRRIAFLLERANEATYRVRAFRSAATTLAALPAGELAERARTGKLTELTGVGDVTARCVVESLAGEEPVYLRRLAATEGTDLDAAATDLRTALRGDCHTHSDWSDGGSPIEEMALAAVELGHEYLVLTDHSPRLKVARGLTADRLRRQLDHVAQLNDALPEGFRVLTGIEVDILADGSLDQDDELLARLDVVVGSVHSGLNDDRARMTRRMLTAVANPHLDILGHCTGRMVASRPAGVSGPGDRAHRPRTRPESDFDADAAFAACAEHGKAVEINSRPERQDPPKRLIRRALEAGCVFAVNTDAHAPGQLDWQRFGCERAARCGVPADRVVNTRSADELVAWARSHDPA